The DNA window GAAAAGGAGAATGGAAATTTTAATGACGGCACAGGATGCCGAGTAAAGAAACGTGTACGCGAACAATATCTATACATTCGTAAGTCTAGTTACAGCATTATTTCTCTCAAGTTGACTGTACCTTGTATATCTGTTGCAAGTCACCCATCTCGACGGCCCATATGTGTTTGCCCGCTCCGTAGAAACCACCTTATGACTATTAGTACTTCGTCAACAGTATATCTTGTCGTTTGAGACATGCCGGCTATAGCCAATCCTGCAGTTCCACCCACGAGTATCAAGCCCAGAACGATGATCCAGTCATCCAAATGTACCCTTGTGCGTTGAACTGCTCGTGCAGTGAATCGAAGCAAAATGGCTACCAAAGCTAGAATTAAAACCACGATAATTGCTGCCCTGTCGGAGGTAACAGTATTGGCATCTAGATCAATATTCAAAGGTGGTGGACCAGCAAATGCGACGATTCGGGGATCTATTGGGAGATCCATATTGAGACATTACTCGAAGGCGTGGTGCAACTGTGAAAAAGGAAGATGAAATGGTGTAATTGTTGTCAATAGAGCGGGTTTGTACCGCCATTAATAGACAAAAGGCGATGCCAAGAGCATAAATCAGTAATTTGCGGATGTTGCATCCTCAGGAGAGATTGAAAGTGAAGTATATACACCCAACACGCAAATACAGAAAGCTGGGATCCCGGTCTAAAGAAGGCTCTGCATAACACGACTGAAAGATGCGTGTTTCGTCAAGAGCTTTGCCTTCCTACCAACTGTCAAATCTAAAGCCCGGTCTTATTTCCACAAGGGTAAACCGGGAACAAATTCCGGTAGTAGATCTGCGCTATGCATGCTGTGCCGCTGACTGTAACCCAACGTCATGCCATTGAACCCTGCAGTATGCATGGTTTACTCCTGGATGTATGTTGGTACGTGAACCAACAGCTAATATGAAAGACATCTCGACTTATCTGTATATCGGCCTATTGCACTGTATAATACGAGAAATGATGTATCGGTCGTTCGTCACGTGTGTTGCAAGTTCATTATAGAGGAGTGAACTTGAGCCTTTGCGAGTGAATCCGTTTGAAGTGAGAATAAACTCATGTTCTGCATGCTACATCAACAAGTCTGCGGGGAATACTTTGTATTAGGACTGCCCTTTGATCTCCACTTGATATCACACCTGAGGCAGGGGAGATGAAAACTGGCCAGGTCAGGGTTGAACCAACAGTCAACAGTTCCAGCCAACCTCGCTTAATCCTGTGCATAAATAATCACAATAATATCCTTGGCCGCAGAAATATCTCTCAATTATTACCAACACCTTTATAGACTTCTATCCTTACCAGCCGAAATCATGTCTTCGCACTCACCTTTGAAAGACGTCCCAGAACTGACGGCTATAGAACGTGCTGGCCCCAGAGGCTACCTCCGCTATGTCTTTCCAATGCGTCTGTCAGATGACTACAACCTGGATGAGGTCTTGAATGTCATCAGTAATGGTTACAAAGCTACGTGCCAGAGAGTTGGCGTCATGGCGTCTGAAGCGGTTCCAGACCCTGATGCCAGGCAAGCCAACACCTTGAAACTTCAAAGGCTCCCCAACGACCAACTCGGTCTTGTGAAATACAAGGACTTGAGGGATCCAGAAGTGTATTCGTGGGACTACAAGGCCTTGAAAGAAAACCACTTTCCCATAGCGGCCTTTGATGCTGATCTACTGATGCCTGGTCCCTTGTGGCCTGAGCCTGGGAAGCGACTCCCGATATCTCTTGTCCAAGCCAACTTCATACGGGGCGGTGTTCTCATCGGATGGAATGTCTTTCATATGGTTGGTGACGCGACGACATACCTAACGTGGACAAGAATTTGGGCTGAAGAATGTCGTCGAAGCCAAGGCCTCCAGATACCTAATCCTCTTGTCGTTGACAATGCTATGGTGACCGACAGACAACGTGTCACCCGACCATCAGGCAACAACAAGGGGAGAGCAGAGGATCACCCCGAGTATACAGTTCTGCCATTCACTCCCACTGGTGCATCTCCGGCTATGCTGAGCACAACGTTTCGCGGTCAAGTCTTTTACTTTTCTCCAGAATCCCTGTCTGCCCTCAAGGCCGAGGCAGCCCCTTCAAACGCAACCATAGAGACAGACCAGCAATGGATTTCTACCAACGATGCCTTCTCGGCATTGATGTGGCGCACCGCTGTGGCAGTTCAGGCACCTCTTGACAGTATTGGGGAAAATGAGAATGCGTCTTCGGTATTTAACATGGCTGTCAACGGAAGAACCCGTACAGATCCGCCTGTACATCCTCAGACACTCGGCTGTTTCCTTCAATACATCAGTGTGTCGGCGCCCATTCGGGACATTTTGGCAAGTCTGAGCCTGGCAGATCTTGCTGTAATGATACGGAAGGAGATTCTTTTGCGCCTCACAAACCAGTTCACTGACGATGTGGTGACACTCATTGATGAACTCCAAGATGTGACGATACTCGTTCCGACAGCATTCTTGGATGTTCTCGGCAAGACATCTGTGCAGACGTCGTGGACTGATTTTGACTTGGCCACTGTGGAGTGGGGTCCGCTTCTGGGAGATAGAATTGAAGCCGTTCGTTGTCCCAACACTGGTATCCTGCCAGGAACACACGTAGTTCTGCCCACCCTGCCCAATGGCGGTGTTGAAGTTGTGTTTGGGACAGAAGGAGAATTGCTGCAAAAGGTTCTTGAAGATCCCCTCTGGGTCAAATTTGCTGAGCCTAGGTGATATATAGACAATAAGGGAGAATGTTTATGCATTATTCACGATTCATATTAATACAGCTTGACACACGGTGATGCTATTAGCACTATAGATtgtattcttaataaactgtTTGGGGACATCGACCACCAAATGAAATCACCTCATAGAGGTAAGAAACACGAACGAATCAATTCATTATCACCCCCGAAAATCCAATTTCAGTTCGTCAAACAACCTCATATTCATCATGGCGATTCCCGCCAAGCTCATCCCGTCAGTAAGCCCCTAGTAGTAAATGGGGTTCTTAGGATCAGTGAGATCAAAGATGACAGAGCTATGGGGTCGGGCGCCACCACGACTCCTTGTGAAGATCTTCTCGAAATCAATGGTGCGGTTGAAACTAAGAGATCCGTCGTCGTTGATGTCGATCCAGTGGCCCTTGTAATCGCCGGGAGTGTTGACGATAGAGATATCTCCACCCTGCACAAAGTAACCGGTGATAAGCAAGTTCTTCTTATCGGGAGAAATCTTGACGTAGTGGGGGCCAATAATGGGCTGTTCCTCATCAGGATCATCGAGACGCTTGACGTTGTCGAGGTCGGAGATATCGAGAACAGCGATGTGGTTGCCGAGAGTAATGGTGAAGTAAGCGAGCTTGCCATCGTCGGTGATGTCTGAGTAAATAGCCAGAGAGTCTTTAGCTTTGTCGCCGAGATCGTACAGGAGCTTGGCAACACCCTGGTTGCCCTGAGAGTCCCTGCGGAAGGGGTAGATGATCCAAACTTGGCCAGGACCGACAGCACTACAGACACCAGATTAACTTGGTAAGGTGGCATGATTTTGGATATACTCACGAAGCCAGAGCAGCGCTCTCCTTGTTGCCGGGAATGAACTTGACATCCTGGATACCTTGACCCTGTTGTTGTTAGATGTCCTCCTCTACTGATTTAATCGGGTAACTTACGTTAGGAATGGTGATAGTAGAAATGATCTTGCGAGTCTTGAGGTCCCAAAGACGAAGAGTATCGGCCTTCTTGATACCAAGGGTAGGCTTGAGGATCGTAATGGGCACAACAAAGTCAGAAGTAAGGATAATATTCTTGTCAAAGTCAATGCTGAGACCGTGAGGGGAGAACTGTTCCTCAAGGACGTTCAAGGTGCTCTCGACATCCTCGGGCCACTCGTGGATGATGTTGCCACTAGCGTCAGTCTCAATCAAACGTCCAGGAGATGTACCAACAGCACTGCCCATGTAGGTGATGAAAAAACCACCATCAGGCTTAGCTCGGATCTCATCGACAATGGAGCCCAAGATACCCCGGTTACTGTGGTCGAATTTGGGGTGGTAGGGGTCCGAGGTGTCGAAGTAAAAGGCCGTATCCTGTGTCTTGAGGAGAGACAGTAGACCACCACCAACGAGGGTCTTTCCGTCGAGGGAGCTTCCCAGATGGTGAGGTGAGTTGCCGCTGGTGTTCACATCGGTGATGTGGATGATTTCACCAAAAGTATCCTAGAATCTGTTAACGTTGTCTATGAATTCTCCTAAAGGGTTACTAACATCATCTAAACTAGCAGTGACAAGGAAGTCGGCGTGCTTGTTGTCACCAGCACCCGTCCAGAAGTACCCGatcttcttgggcttgatGTTAGACGTCTTGAAAGGAGGGCTATCCAGAGGAGGAGTGGGGAGTTGAAGGATGGGCAGCGGAGGAGCGTTATCTGCCAGAGGCTCGGTGACACCTGGGATCTTGGGGATCAGGGGAGGCAGGCTGAGTCCTCTCTTGTTGAGATCAGCTGGAGATGCTGAAATATGAGAAGCCAGTGCACCCAAGAGGGCTGTGAGGGAGACGAGAGAGGGCATTGTCCCAAGAATGTGAATAGAAGACCTAGTTGATGTTATCTGATGAGGAATTGAGCAAATTGATGATGTGAGTTGAATAATTGAGAAGGATTGAGGGAGTTTTCGAGGTGTTATATACCTCGATCGTGCCATCGCTTGCAATGCCCTCCTTTCTCTACTTGCAGATATCCTCAACACCATCCCTGACAAAACTCTTGGACTTCGCTCTCGAGAATTGCATCTTCAAGCCTCACGAAGACATGATTGAGCCTAGTGACGAGTCTCTTCTCACGCGGCTATCGCAATTTCCACATTCTTCGCCTTCAACTCTTCAGCTTTGACTGTACTTTCTCCTCTAGCCTCAATGTGCTGGCAAGAAAGACAGGCAGGCAGGGCGGAACTGAAGCTCCCGATCCTCAGCGGAACTGATCTGCAAAATTGACATCTTAAGAAGTCAAGCTGGATGTTGCAATAGACACGGCGAAGTGCCGAGAGCATGGCCATCTGGGCAGATAGTTACGGTTTGTGGAAGACGCCAACTCGGGATAACCATACCACTCAACTCTACCCTGTCTAAAGGCTAAAATACCCCATGTACATGCATTCAAAATACCTCAGAACTGAGACAAGCATAACTTTAAGAGTTTGCGATTTTTTTAACCTGAATTTATCAGTGCTCATGGACTTTAGCCATTGATTCAAAGCTAGTCGCTGACCAAGCAATACTCACATCACTCAGTACTACTGCATGAGATGAAGTTCGGGTACTATTATAAATGAGAAAGGTTCACTACGGAGGTTTCAGGCACAAATTGTCTTGTATCGCGGTAAGTTCAAGCATAACCGGGATAACGTTGACAGTTGGCCcatctagtgggtagcagaaaaaatgacatcctaagtcttaggttacaaaaataaatagtctaagagctataggctaaggagcataaagtggcccactgattatgtctcttatgcttccagcggccaatttttctgatgccCTGAGGCCCCTACGCTCCATCCCACGTTTTCTGTGATATTTGGATCAACAGATCTAAAGAATGACATCAGTTTCGAGTGCTATTGACCATAACAAATTGAGACAGTACTAAACTAAAAGAGCGAAAGTGCTGAACTGTACAACTTACCGGGCCAGAGGCTATCTCTTTAAGACCGATAACTGCTCCTTTTAGTGTATTTAGCGCAGGCAAGGGTAAGAGCCTATTATAAAGGTCAGTCTAAGTAGATAGAAAAGatactttaatttactagTAATCTGGCCTATAATAAAAGTCTTAACACTTCTGGCTAATATATAGAggtatagtatatttattatagatcttctttatatattatacctttatatttaagtctATTTTAGCAAGgcctttatagctataataatatactttaaatttctttttacttataccttatatatacctttataagggtatatttatattaataggcCAATTATATttctagctattaaatagaaagctataataataatataatattatagctacttataatttttagcttttaaagataatttttaactatttatagaaaataaggccttataattataaaaagtaactattaataataataatcttaaaaaagaagccttaagtaataataatactattattataataagtataatacttttaattattataaaaataaagctaattattataatttatactatttatataattattatagatattaaagaatttaaatattataatttttttattagccttattattaaaggctttttataaggcttaattttatatattaattatagctaggtattattattatataagaacctttttattacctatataGGCagttataagtattataataagcttttaatctttttaagcTAGGTATAATACCTAgagataaatattaaattaatataatagctagtaaaatagtaagaaatatattaaatacttaattattaaataagaccttcttataaaaagtattctAACTATACTATagcttatttactttattttatagttttaatttaataaaattataataaatacttaagttaagctatataatgcctattataataaaacttagcttataaaaaacttaaaaaagctttataaattaaaaaaagttattaataaagatataatatataaatattaataataattttataaaaaaaaaaataattaattaaattaagtttaatattattatataattaagagagtaaatatattattattaaaagtaaaattatacctttattaagctatattttaaaaagtattatagctagttaagaaaataacttatttttattactatttaaagcttataatcttctttaataagcttctttagtattttaataatattattattttacttaatatagtaaattatatacttattaataaagatataattatttagcttataaaggtatatataggtagctttaataatatttaactatagattaaccttttaatataccttataaaatttattatctcttagattaattatattaaggttataaagttaaaggaaaatatatagaaaaagaaattaattctttaatatctagtaaataatataatatataataatctctttatagGCTATAGACTTCTTCtagaaattataatatattattaaaagataaagagttatataaataaaaaggctaagaaaaattaatagctctaaggctattattttaatctatttaatactttattttttctagCTAGCTTAATTTATCTAGAAAgcctaattattaattataaaaataagtaagaatttataaaaaaagttaattaaattaaaattaattataaaggccttattaatatattttttaatataaaaagatataaaattaataaggtttttaatctcttaagtaaactctttattaaatataaaggttatattaaatatagatttatagatagtatttttaatacttatagtatataaaaatatactatttttatattaaatataactatttaagttataatctatagtaaatactttatttagctttaattttataatttttagtattttttttactctataataattataataatactagtTATaagtatagcttaaagttaTAGCagaaaattataaaaaagtaggTTATTTTATAGGGGGCACTAAAAGGAGCAGTTATTGGTCTCAAAGAGATTACTAGCAATCTCCATTATTCCGACTACTACCAGACACCCACGAGGTCTCGGCACTTATGCATACCGCTTGGGATTCTCCAGAGACAATATTCCCCTTTGGGATGTGACTAACTAGTTTATTGTCTTACCAGTCTTGATTCGTGAATGATCTTCACGATAGTTTGACTCTTTGGGAGAACGCCATGTTAGTTGCGATCGCGACTATTATCCCTGAGATGCCTCTGGTTCCAGACCAAGGCACCAACGGAACCAATTCAAGCCATGAACCGAGTTGTAAAGATCCAATGCTTATAAAACATCAGGCGATGAAGTCCTTCGTGAGACTCGCATGTGTGTCCCCAATATGAACCAAGACCCAAATGTACCTTCCACTTACTTACCCTACAGAATCTCAATAAAACCCAATCCGGTCATCAGGAACAAGCCGCCCCTCGGTATCTGCAAGTAAAACACAATCCATTACCCTGCGTGAATCAAGCTATTAGACTCTGAGGAATACCCACATCAATTACCATAAACTTATGCTTACAACGTGGAGTCTGATTCGTCTGTCCCAGTTTGAGCCGCACTAAAATGGCAGATCAATCACGTTAAATCCACTAAAAATGTCGTCAACCCCAGATTTACATTAACCCCCACACTCAATACACAGGGATTAAATTCGCTTGTATCCGTCTTGGCAAGAGGCTTGCAGATCATTTCGGCCGGAAGGCTTGTGCGCCGGGATGGCTTCACCGTGGTGGTTGCAGTCTAAGAGCCACGAAATGTGTAGGGTAGCATTTTGGGGAGAATACGCGATTTTAATTGATAGCTCCATGCAGCCATGACGATCGCTGTTTCTTTGAGCGAGATGATTCCATCCGTGTAAGTGTTGAGGACGACTAACCTGCGACTGTCATAATTTCCAGACTTGAACGCCATGCATGACTATATGTCGTGACAACAAGTGCGTTGTTGGCGGTACAAGTTATTGGGTGCGACACTGACTGACCCGCGTCTATATCATTTCTCACCTCCTCCCTTGACTTGAACGTTCGCGTCTTCTACAGCTTATCTTTCTTTCTGTCAATCGAGTTGTGGCAATCATGAAGGGTGCATCATTCTTATCCTCCGCGCTGGCCTTGTGTCTTGGAACAGGTCTTGTCGCTGCTGCTCCCAAAGACGCTCAACAACCCGGCTTCGACAAGGGCCAGCCGTACAACGGAAACGGCAAAGGTTCTGTTATTCTAGGTAATTTCCATCAACTCGCGATCTTTACTATAGATACTCATGGCCTGATTAGGCGGCACAAATGAGGAACTTGATCTTCAGAACCCCGACAATCTCGGGCGCCAGTCAACCGACAACGGTGTTGTTCCTAACCTCAAGTGGAGCTTCTCCGACTCCAAGACTCGCCTCTTGAAGGGTGGCTGGGTTCGTGAGCAGGTGATTCAGGACCTTCCGTCTAGTCATGACATCTCTGGTGCTCAGCAGCATCTTGTCAAAGGCGCCATTCGTGAACTTCACTGGCACCGCGTTGTGAGTTCCACGGTCCATCGCTCCAATTGAATTGAAACTGACTGCAAAAGGCCGAATGGGGTTTTGTATATAACGGGTCTGTTCTTGTCTCTGCCGTTGACGAGCACGGCCGATACCAGGAAGAGGTTCTCAACTACGGGGATATCTGGTACTTCCCAAAGGGAGCCGCTCACACCATTCAGGGTCTTGCGGATGAGAATGAGTATCTCCTGGTCTTTGACGAGGCCGACTTTGACAAAGTTGGGTAAGTTCTATACGCACGATAAACGTAAGACACATGTTGATGTATCAGCAGCACCACTTTCATGGTTGACGACTGGATTACTCACACCCCCAAAGACATCCTCGCCAAAAACTTTGGCGTCGACCCTTCAGTCTTTGAAAACGTCACTAGCCCTAACCCCTACATCCTCAACGCCGAGGTTAGCAAGAAGAACGTCACCGACGGCCCAGCCGGCACGCTCTCTGGTAACAGCTCTTTCGTCTACCGCACATTCCAGCACGAACCCGAGAAGATTGGTGGTACAGGTGGCAAGTTCTGGAAGATTGACTCAACCAACTTCCCTGCTTCCAAGACTCTCGCGGCGACTTTTGTGACACTAAAGCCGGGTGGTCTACGCGAGCTTCACTGGCACCCTAATGCTGAAGAGTGGCTGTACTTTCACCAGGGAAAGGCCAAGGCTACGGTGTTTATCGGTAACGCTGCTGCTCGGACCTTTGACTTTTCTGCTGGTGACACTGCAGCGTTCCCCGACAACTCTGGGTAAGTAGTTCACGCATTTTTCTATTATTGAAGTTATTACTAATCTTAAAAGTCACTACATTGAGAACACgtctgaggatgaggatctcATTTGGATCGAAGTGTACAAGTCAGACCGCGTCGCTGATATTTCTTTGACACAATGGCTTGCCTTGACGCCCCCTGAGATTGTCGCGCAGACTCTTAACGTATCGATCAGCTTTGTTGAGAGtctgaagaaggagaagcaaGTTCTTATTGAGTAGACGATCCGGTGCAATAGTTTAGTAGTAGAGTACACTTCAGAGCGTGTTTAGTATCACATTTTAACATTATCTTTAAAATTCCTCTAAGAACACAATATTGTTTAGTTAATCTCACTCGGCGACTATGGGCCATTAGCCCATGCTCAATCTAGTAACGGCGACCTCATTGCGTCGCCATCACGCGGTAagcactacctacctacctctaTTGTACTACCGCGTCACAGTGCTGCTATTGGCACTGTGGATTAATCACAACCACATCTTCCAATTCTACATTCCTACACTTCCCAAAACCAACAGACTACACCATGGCCGCGCCCGACCATAAAACACCCGTACACCTTCTTCTGGAACTCCCCAACGAACTGTTCAATGATATACTCGACAGGCTTCCGAACCGGGATATAAAGAGCCTGCGCCTAACATGTCGTTATCTCGGCAGCCGAGTACCTTTACGACTTGACCGCGTTTTCATCTCGGCAAATCCACTCAATGTCAAAGTCTTTCTCGCTGTCGCTAGTCATGAGGTTTTCCGTCGGCAAGTCAAGGAGATCATCTGGGACGACGCTACCTTTTTCCCTGTTCTAACACAAGATGACTATGATACCGACCTTGGCTACACATCCGATGAGAATGAAATTCACAAAAATCCCAAGACATATCAGTTTAAAGGGAAGATCTCGGGTCGGTTCGTGCGAAAATGCAAAGAAGAAATTTACAATGTAAAGTCCCGACTGATAGACAAGGGCCGAGATAATGAGCAGCAAAGGCAACTCGACAATCTAATGCCTACACGAGAAGCGTTTGCTTATTACAACCGCCTTGTTCAGCAGCAAGACAATGTCATCGAGTCTGGCGCCGACGAGCAAGCTTTCAGATATGTTCTACAGGAATCACGATTTCCACATCTAGAGAAAGTCACTGTCACTCCCGCAACACACGGctttttgttctttccaCTCTACGACACTCCCATGATTCGGGCATTCCCCTACGGCTTTGTGTATCCCATCCCGGGAGGGTGGAATTGTGCTGGCGATGTTAACAGCGTGGTGCCACAGCCTGCGGAGTCATGGAACGATGAGGcgggaaaaagaaaatggcGGGGATTTTGCATCGTGTCGCGGCTCCTTGCAGACCCAAAGATCCCTCATAACATTTCTCAGCTTTCCATCGATAACCATAAGCTTGGCGCAGGGATCAATGGTCTTGTTTTCGACCAGTTTACCGAGGAGTATAATAATCTCTGCCGGACGCTTGAGCGTCCGGGGCTCAAAAGCTTTACATTATCTCTACTTATGGAATCAGATTGGGATGCCGCTAATCGGAACTTCCTCAAGAAAGGGAGACTGCGCAGTCTGATCGCCGGAGCACATGCCCTCGAAGAAATAACCTTACAAAGCGACTATACGATAAATATGTTTTGGAACGCTCCGGCAGTAGACTCCCTTTTCGACATATTTCCTATTGACCAGTGGTCGACTGTGGGTAGACTCAGGCACTTTGGCCTCTCTGGGATACAGGTAAAGCAGGATGATCTGATATCTCTCCTTGGGAAACTACAGCCTACACTCCAATCCATTGAACTAAGTTTTCTCTCCGTTATAGAGGGAACAGGTGGTTACGCTGGGATCCTCGCCGATATCCGTGATAAATTGGGCTGGAGACATCGCCCTATCGACAAAAGGATCAGAGTACGTTTTCTCGT is part of the Fusarium poae strain DAOMC 252244 chromosome 4, whole genome shotgun sequence genome and encodes:
- a CDS encoding hypothetical protein (SECRETED:SignalP(1-20)), with translation MPSLVSLTALLGALASHISASPADLNKRGLSLPPLIPKIPGVTEPLADNAPPLPILQLPTPPLDSPPFKTSNIKPKKIGYFWTGAGDNKHADFLVTASLDDDTFGEIIHITDVNTSGNSPHHLGSSLDGKTLVGGGLLSLLKTQDTAFYFDTSDPYHPKFDHSNRGILGSIVDEIRAKPDGGFFITYMGSAVGTSPGRLIETDASGNIIHEWPEDVESTLNVLEEQFSPHGLSIDFDKNIILTSDFVVPITILKPTLGIKKADTLRLWDLKTRKIISTITIPNGQGIQDVKFIPGNKESAALASAVGPGQVWIIYPFRRDSQGNQGVAKLLYDLGDKAKDSLAIYSDITDDGKLAYFTITLGNHIAVLDISDLDNVKRLDDPDEEQPIIGPHYVKISPDKKNLLITGYFVQGGDISIVNTPGDYKGHWIDINDDGSLSFNRTIDFEKIFTRSRGGARPHSSVIFDLTDPKNPIYY
- a CDS encoding hypothetical protein (SECRETED:SignalP(1-22)), which gives rise to MKGASFLSSALALCLGTGLVAAAPKDAQQPGFDKGQPYNGNGKGSVILGGTNEELDLQNPDNLGRQSTDNGVVPNLKWSFSDSKTRLLKGGWVREQVIQDLPSSHDISGAQQHLVKGAIRELHWHRVAEWGFVYNGSVLVSAVDEHGRYQEEVLNYGDIWYFPKGAAHTIQGLADENEYLLVFDEADFDKVGTTFMVDDWITHTPKDILAKNFGVDPSVFENVTSPNPYILNAEVSKKNVTDGPAGTLSGNSSFVYRTFQHEPEKIGGTGGKFWKIDSTNFPASKTLAATFVTLKPGGLRELHWHPNAEEWLYFHQGKAKATVFIGNAAARTFDFSAGDTAAFPDNSGHYIENTSEDEDLIWIEVYKSDRVADISLTQWLALTPPEIVAQTLNVSISFVESLKKEKQVLIE